In the Manis javanica isolate MJ-LG chromosome 12, MJ_LKY, whole genome shotgun sequence genome, one interval contains:
- the ATIC gene encoding bifunctional purine biosynthesis protein ATIC — MAPGQLALFSVSDKTGLVEFARNLASVGLNLVASGGTAKALRDAGLAVRDVSELTGFPEMLGGRVKTLHPAVHAGILARNIPEDNADMARLDFNLIRVVVCNLYPFVKTVASPDVTVEEAVEQIDIGGVTLLRAAAKNHARVTVVCEPEDYVAVSTEMQGSGSKDTSLETRRQLALKAFTHTAQYDEAISDYFRKQYSKGISQMPLRYGMNPHQTPAQLYTLKPKLPITVLNGAPGFINLCDALNAWQLVKELKEALGIPAAASFKHVSPAGAAVGIPLSEDEAKVCMVYDLYKTLTPVATAYARARGADRMSSFGDFVALSDVCDVPTAKILSREVSDGIVAPGYEDEALKILSKKKNGSYCVLQMDQSYNPDENEVRTLFGLCLSQKRNNGVINRSLFSNVVTKNKDLPESALRDLIVATIAVKYTQSNSVCYAKNGQVIGIGAGQQSRIHCTRLAGDKADFWWLRHHPQVLSMKFKTGVKRAEVSNAIDQYVTGTIGEDEDLVKWKALFEEVPELLTESEKKKWVGKLNEVSLSSDAFFPFRDNVDRAKRSGVTYIAAPSGSAADKVVVEACDELGMILAHTDLRLFHH, encoded by the exons ATGGCGCCCGGCCAGCTCG CCTTATTTAGTGTGTCTGATAAAACCGGCCTTGTGGAATTTGCCAGAAACCTAGCTTCTGTTGGTTTGAATCTGGTCGCTTCTGGAGGGACTGCAAAAGCTCTCAGGGATGCCGGCCTGGCAGTCAG AGATGTCTCTGAGCTGACAGGATTTCCTGAAATGCTAGGGGGGCGTGTGAAAACCTTGCATCCTGCAGTCCACGCTG GAATCTTGGCTCGTAATATCCCAGAAGATAATGCTGACATGGCTAGACTTGATTTCAATCTTATAAG AGTTGTCGTTTGTAATCTGTATCCCTTTGTGAAGACGGTGGCTTCTCCGGATGTaactgttgaagaagctgttgAGCAAATTGATATTG GTGGAGTCACCCTACTGAGAGCAGCAGCCAAAAACCATGCCCGAGTGACAGTGGTGTGTGAGCCAGAGGACTATGTGGCAGTGTCCACGGAGATGCAGGGCTCCGGCAGTAAAGACACTTCCCTGGAGACCAGGCGCCAGTTAGCCTTAAAG GCTTTCACTCATACAGCACAATATGATGAAGCAATTTCAGATTACTTCAGGAAACAGTACAGTAAAGGAATATCTCAGATGCCCTTGAGATATGGAATGAACCCTCATCAAACTCCTGCCCAGTTATACACACTGAAGCCCAAACTTCCCATCACAG TTCTAAATGGAGCGCCTGGATTTATAAACTTATGTGATGCTTTGAATGCCTGGCAGCTGGTGAAGGAACTCAAAGAAGCCTTAGGCATTCCAGCAGCTGCCTCTTTTAAGCATGTCAGCCCAGCAG GTGCTGCTGTTGGAATTCCACTTAGTGAAGATGAGGCCAAAGTCTGCATGGTTTATGATCTGTATAAAACTCTTACTCCCGTAGCAACTGCATATGCAAGAGCAAGAG GGGCTGATCGAATGTCTTCATTTGGTGACTTTGTTGCATTATCTGATGTTTGTGATGTTCCTACTGCCAAAATTCTCTCCAGAGAG GTATCTGATGGTATTGTGGCCCCAGGATATGAAGATGAAGCtttgaaaatactttctaaaaagaaaaatgggagctACTGTGTTCTTCAG ATGGACCAGTCTTATAATCCTGATGAAAATGAAGTTCGAACTCTCTTTGGTCTTTGTTTAAGCCAGAAGAGAAATAATGGTGTCATCAACAGGTCATTGTTCAGCAATGTTGTTACCAAGAATAAAGAT TTGCCAGAGTCTGCACTCAGAGACCTCATTGTAGCCACCATTGCTGTCAAGTATACTCAGTCAAACTCCGTGTGCTATGCCAAGAACGGTCAG GTTATCGGCATTGGAGCAGGACAGCAGTCTCGGATACACTGCACACGCCTTGCAGGGGATAAAGCAGACTTCTGGTGGCTTAGACATCATCCCCAAGTGCTTTCAATGAAGTTTAAAACTGGAGTGAAGAGAGCAGAAGTGTCCAATGCCATCGACCAGTATGTTACTGGAACCATTGGCGAG GATGAAGATTTGGTAAAGTGGAAGGCATTGTTTGAGGAGGTCCCTGAATTATTAACTgagtcagaaaagaagaaatgggtTGGCAAACTTAATGAAGTTTCTCTCAGTTCTGATGCCTTTTTTCCATTCAGGGATAATGTTGACAGAGCTAAAAGG AGTGGCGTGACGTACATCGCTGCTCCATCTGGTTCTGCTGCTGACAAAGTGGTGGTTGAGGCTTGTGACGAGCTGGGAATGATCCTGGCTCATACAGATCTCCGGCTCTTTCATCACTGA